A DNA window from Streptococcus sp. LPB0220 contains the following coding sequences:
- a CDS encoding LPXTG-anchored zinc carboxypeptidase, which produces MKSSYKKHLYTTTLSLSAAVLLSVIGHGQASADSLEAPQAEPSTVLEATPATEQPVTAETTSPATATEVTPASPAETAATSDVASSTEVAPAASPVTNRATTTADQATRLENSTIYLSEKSTIDDKVQEKAQAAGKINWTLDNKPLSEWKTWDMETGTLSKDPFLTITETANGNDLDLHIDVQDLFGQDLSLRSPNNIRRTYRNYIGNHELVGTNADLGITINKTLVFRPYQDYHTHEEMLAAIEKSKEEAKPDRLVQLETLGKSAQGRDMKMGIVSKDQASIDHYLSSTNPTALTKPSEMLAALKDKTLDYKLPVLVHNTHADEQPGIDIITGLFNTFATKEKVTFNTTDEAGNAKTVTLDIPTLLNKFIFLFDFTENPDGDALNLRALANGLDPNRDASYQTNPEVRTVIQMINKWNPIALYDLHGFVKEFLIEPATPPHDPNFEYDLLSDLMLENAHHMGRAGVANSKYNSYIIPKLDWGDGWDDSFSGYTGVYAVYHGILGHTIEIPEGNEESYKAGRNAVLGGIDFLNQDPDRLLEMRLNFYLRGLNKTEDPKAENELVGPNGEIVGRVKNGRPKFFPDYYVIPMSLDKDNDAQEAFNMIDYFKRNGVLVKELKKDTGPYKKGDLVIDMAQAKRGYANHILYKGSNESAWAAMYAELLVNFPDMRGFKSEPVFADGLFNGKLGEVTTTRATRTSEIDPKAPYYVIANTSASAVKAVNQAIAQGKSVYLTDDGYIVDRDTFASLLPNYAIYGDALYKVPSGPTLKPMKVYSPNYHYNWAGVDAPAHTSLVLEKLGFQIVNTPEEADVVILESNRFDASIFGKKPTLVIGGEAMQKLEKLGVLTGFDAEKLKGGSDYEGLMKAIIDDQDPLTSGYKKNTLFYSNSGNWIEKVPEHFKTLMSIAPSDYYIAGWWPHNDVLANKVMAISGELMGQPLFVYAGNPTNRQHPVHFFRWVTNAIFGSKLASLMDYVPAKEPDQVVVPIHNQTSNPQPILAKKDTPKVLLPQKEMTTKNEESVQALTYQVGQSFQESPAKAQLPQTGEDTTAHFILSGFLLAVSGGFLLLKKKEVE; this is translated from the coding sequence ATGAAGTCTTCGTATAAGAAACATTTGTACACTACAACACTCAGCCTCTCAGCGGCTGTCTTGCTTTCCGTTATCGGTCATGGCCAAGCTTCAGCCGATAGCTTAGAAGCGCCTCAAGCGGAACCAAGCACGGTCCTTGAAGCGACACCTGCTACTGAGCAACCTGTGACAGCCGAGACGACCAGTCCTGCTACAGCCACAGAAGTAACTCCTGCTAGTCCTGCAGAAACAGCAGCGACTTCTGATGTGGCTTCTAGTACAGAAGTTGCTCCAGCCGCTAGTCCAGTCACTAACCGTGCGACAACAACCGCTGACCAAGCGACTCGATTGGAGAATAGCACCATTTATCTCTCTGAAAAGAGCACGATTGATGACAAAGTCCAAGAAAAAGCTCAAGCTGCTGGCAAGATCAACTGGACCTTAGACAATAAGCCACTCTCTGAGTGGAAAACTTGGGATATGGAGACAGGAACACTGAGCAAGGATCCATTCCTTACTATCACAGAGACCGCAAACGGCAATGATCTGGATCTCCACATCGACGTGCAGGATCTCTTTGGTCAAGATCTTAGTCTTCGTAGCCCAAATAATATTCGCCGGACTTACCGCAATTACATCGGCAACCATGAACTGGTCGGGACCAATGCAGACTTAGGAATCACCATCAATAAGACCCTTGTTTTTCGACCTTATCAGGACTACCATACGCATGAAGAGATGCTAGCTGCTATCGAAAAATCCAAGGAAGAAGCGAAACCCGATCGTTTGGTGCAGCTGGAAACTCTTGGAAAGAGTGCCCAAGGACGGGATATGAAGATGGGGATCGTGAGTAAGGACCAAGCCAGCATCGATCACTACCTGTCTAGTACCAACCCTACAGCTTTGACTAAGCCAAGCGAAATGCTGGCCGCACTAAAAGACAAGACCTTGGATTACAAATTACCTGTCTTAGTCCACAATACCCACGCGGATGAGCAGCCAGGCATTGACATTATCACAGGCCTCTTCAATACCTTTGCGACCAAGGAAAAGGTAACCTTTAACACCACCGATGAAGCTGGAAATGCTAAAACAGTCACGCTAGATATTCCAACCCTGCTCAATAAATTCATCTTCTTATTTGACTTCACGGAAAACCCAGATGGGGATGCTCTCAACCTGCGGGCCCTAGCAAACGGGCTCGATCCAAACCGGGATGCCAGCTACCAAACAAATCCGGAAGTTCGCACGGTTATCCAAATGATCAACAAGTGGAATCCGATTGCTCTCTACGACTTACACGGTTTTGTCAAAGAATTCTTAATCGAACCTGCAACGCCACCACATGATCCGAACTTCGAATACGATCTTCTGTCAGACCTGATGCTAGAAAATGCCCATCATATGGGACGGGCAGGAGTTGCCAATTCTAAATACAATAGTTACATCATTCCAAAACTGGATTGGGGCGATGGCTGGGATGACTCCTTCTCTGGCTATACAGGAGTTTATGCTGTCTACCATGGTATCTTAGGCCATACTATCGAAATTCCAGAAGGAAATGAAGAATCCTACAAAGCAGGTCGCAATGCTGTCCTAGGCGGAATTGACTTCCTCAACCAAGATCCGGACCGTCTCCTTGAGATGCGTCTCAACTTCTACCTGCGCGGTCTCAATAAAACCGAAGATCCAAAAGCTGAAAATGAACTGGTCGGCCCAAATGGAGAAATCGTGGGACGTGTGAAAAACGGTCGTCCGAAATTCTTCCCAGACTACTACGTCATCCCAATGAGCCTCGACAAAGACAACGATGCCCAAGAAGCCTTCAATATGATCGACTACTTCAAACGCAATGGTGTCCTCGTCAAAGAGCTCAAAAAAGATACAGGTCCCTACAAAAAAGGGGACTTGGTCATTGACATGGCCCAAGCCAAACGTGGCTATGCCAACCACATTCTCTACAAGGGCTCCAACGAATCTGCCTGGGCTGCTATGTACGCAGAGTTGCTGGTCAACTTCCCAGATATGAGAGGGTTCAAGTCAGAACCTGTCTTTGCGGATGGTCTTTTCAACGGAAAATTAGGAGAAGTCACCACCACCCGCGCCACTCGTACCTCTGAGATCGATCCAAAAGCTCCTTACTATGTGATCGCAAATACCTCAGCCAGTGCCGTTAAAGCTGTCAACCAGGCCATCGCGCAAGGAAAATCTGTCTACCTAACAGATGATGGCTACATCGTTGACCGCGATACCTTTGCTTCGCTCCTACCAAACTATGCCATTTATGGTGATGCCCTCTACAAGGTGCCAAGTGGACCAACCTTGAAACCGATGAAGGTTTACTCTCCGAACTACCACTATAATTGGGCTGGAGTAGATGCGCCTGCTCATACTAGTCTGGTCCTTGAAAAATTAGGCTTCCAAATCGTCAATACACCAGAAGAAGCGGATGTTGTTATTTTGGAAAGCAACCGCTTTGACGCTTCCATTTTTGGCAAGAAACCAACCCTTGTCATTGGTGGGGAAGCCATGCAAAAGCTGGAAAAATTGGGAGTTCTTACAGGATTTGACGCTGAAAAACTAAAAGGCGGTAGTGACTACGAAGGCTTGATGAAAGCGATCATTGATGATCAGGATCCATTGACCAGCGGATACAAGAAGAATACCCTCTTCTACTCCAACTCAGGAAACTGGATTGAAAAGGTTCCAGAACATTTCAAGACCTTGATGAGCATCGCTCCGAGCGATTATTATATTGCAGGTTGGTGGCCACATAATGATGTTCTGGCCAACAAAGTCATGGCCATCTCTGGAGAACTGATGGGACAACCACTCTTTGTCTATGCAGGAAATCCAACCAACCGTCAACACCCTGTCCACTTCTTCCGCTGGGTAACCAATGCGATCTTTGGCAGCAAGTTGGCAAGCTTGATGGATTACGTTCCAGCTAAAGAACCAGATCAAGTGGTGGTTCCAATTCATAACCAAACAAGCAATCCACAGCCAATCTTAGCCAAGAAGGATACTCCTAAAGTGCTCCTTCCACAAAAAGAAATGACAACAAAAAATGAAGAAAGCGTGCAAGCCTTGACTTACCAAGTAGGACAAAGCTTCCAAGAAAGTCCAGCCAAGGCACAATTGCCACAAACTGGAGAAGACACAACTGCGCACTTCATTCTTTCAGGCTTCTTGTTAGCCGTTAGCGGAGGCTTCCTCCTCTTGAAAAAGAAAGAAGTTGAGTAA
- the rplM gene encoding 50S ribosomal protein L13, with protein sequence MNKTTFMAKPGQVERKWYVVDATDVPLGRLSAVVASVLRGKNKPTFTPHTDTGDFVIVINAEKVKLTGKKATDKIYYTHSNHPGGLKSISAGELRSKNAVRLIEKSVKGMLPHNTLGRAQGMKLKVFVGAEHTHAAQQPEVLDISGLI encoded by the coding sequence ATGAACAAAACTACATTCATGGCTAAACCAGGCCAAGTAGAACGCAAATGGTACGTTGTTGACGCAACTGATGTACCTCTTGGACGCCTTTCAGCAGTTGTTGCTAGCGTGCTTCGCGGAAAAAACAAACCAACATTCACACCTCACACTGATACAGGTGACTTCGTAATCGTTATCAATGCTGAAAAAGTTAAATTGACTGGTAAAAAAGCAACTGATAAGATCTACTACACTCACTCAAACCACCCAGGTGGATTGAAATCAATCTCTGCTGGTGAACTTCGTTCTAAAAATGCAGTTCGTTTGATCGAGAAATCAGTTAAAGGTATGCTTCCACACAATACTCTTGGCCGCGCTCAAGGTATGAAATTGAAAGTATTCGTTGGAGCTGAGCACACTCACGCTGCACAACAACCAGAAGTTCTTGATATTTCAGGACTTATCTAA
- the rpsI gene encoding 30S ribosomal protein S9, which yields MSQAQYAGTGRRKNAVARVRLVPGTGKITVNKKDVEEYIPHADLRLVINQPFAVTSTAGSYDVFVNVVGGGYAGQAGAIRHGIARALLQVDPDFRDSLKRAGLLTRDSRKVERKKPGLKKARKASQFSKR from the coding sequence ATGTCACAAGCACAATATGCAGGTACTGGACGTCGTAAAAACGCTGTTGCACGCGTTCGCCTTGTTCCAGGAACTGGTAAAATCACTGTTAACAAAAAAGATGTTGAAGAGTACATCCCACACGCTGACCTTCGTCTTGTAATCAACCAACCATTCGCAGTTACTTCAACTGCAGGTTCATACGACGTTTTCGTTAACGTTGTAGGTGGTGGATACGCTGGTCAAGCAGGAGCTATCCGTCACGGTATCGCTCGTGCCCTTCTTCAAGTAGACCCAGACTTCCGCGATTCATTGAAACGCGCAGGACTTCTTACACGTGACTCACGTAAAGTTGAACGTAAGAAACCAGGTCTTAAGAAAGCTCGTAAAGCTAGCCAGTTCTCTAAACGTTAA
- a CDS encoding ABC transporter ATP-binding protein, translating to MVELNLSHIYKKYPNSEHYSVEDFNLDIKDKEFIVFVGPSGCGKSTTLRMIAGLEDITEGECSIDGTVVNNVAPKDRDIAMVFQNYALYPHMTVYDNMAFGLKLRKYSKEDIDKRVQEAAEILGLKEFLDRKPADLSGGQRQRVAMGRAIVRDAKVFLMDEPLSNLDAKLRVSMRAEIAKIHRRIGATTIYVTHDQTEAMTLADRIVIMSATKNPAGTGTIGRVEQIGTPQEVYKNPVNKFVAGFIGSPAMNFINVKLEGGHIVANGLNLKVPEGALKVLKEKGYDGKELIFGIRPEDVNTEAAFLETFPESVVKATISVSELLGSESHLYCQVGDNEFIAKVDARDYLGTGETIELGFDLNKAHFFDKETEKTVY from the coding sequence ATGGTAGAATTGAATCTTAGTCACATTTATAAAAAATATCCAAATAGCGAACATTACTCAGTTGAAGACTTCAACTTGGACATCAAAGACAAAGAATTTATCGTTTTCGTAGGTCCTTCAGGATGTGGTAAATCAACGACTCTTCGTATGATCGCTGGTCTTGAAGACATCACAGAAGGTGAATGTTCAATCGATGGCACTGTTGTAAACAACGTGGCACCTAAAGACCGTGATATCGCCATGGTATTCCAAAACTACGCTCTTTACCCACACATGACTGTGTACGATAACATGGCCTTTGGTTTGAAATTGCGTAAATACAGCAAGGAAGATATCGACAAACGTGTACAAGAAGCAGCTGAAATCCTTGGCTTGAAAGAATTCTTGGATCGTAAACCAGCTGACCTTTCTGGTGGTCAACGTCAACGTGTGGCCATGGGTCGTGCCATTGTCCGTGATGCAAAAGTGTTCTTGATGGACGAACCTTTGTCAAACTTGGATGCTAAACTTCGTGTATCCATGCGTGCTGAAATTGCGAAAATCCACCGTCGTATCGGAGCTACAACAATCTACGTAACCCACGACCAAACAGAAGCGATGACATTGGCTGACCGTATCGTTATTATGTCTGCTACTAAAAACCCAGCTGGTACAGGTACTATCGGACGTGTAGAACAAATCGGTACTCCGCAAGAAGTGTACAAAAACCCAGTCAACAAATTCGTAGCTGGATTCATCGGAAGCCCTGCCATGAACTTCATTAACGTGAAATTGGAAGGTGGACACATCGTTGCCAATGGATTGAACTTGAAAGTTCCAGAAGGTGCTTTGAAAGTCTTGAAAGAAAAAGGCTATGATGGTAAAGAATTGATCTTTGGTATCCGTCCAGAAGACGTGAATACAGAAGCTGCTTTCCTTGAAACATTCCCAGAATCAGTCGTGAAAGCAACCATCTCTGTATCTGAGTTGCTTGGTTCAGAATCTCACTTGTACTGCCAAGTTGGTGACAACGAATTCATCGCTAAAGTAGATGCGCGTGACTACCTTGGAACTGGTGAAACCATCGAACTTGGATTTGACTTGAACAAAGCTCACTTCTTCGACAAAGAAACTGAAAAAACAGTATACTAA
- a CDS encoding DegV family protein, with amino-acid sequence MTFAILTDSTADLDQNWAKEHQVTILGLTIELDGTVYQTVGQAQLTSPELLEAMKNGAKPTTSQVNVGQFQETFKHFAKDGKAVLYVAFSSVLSGTYQSAVMARDLVLEDYPEAVIEIVDPKAAGIGEGYLVMRAVAARDAGRSLAEAKEEIMDLAPKLRTYFLVDDLYHLMRGGRLSKSAAIMGSLASIKPILWIDAEGKLVPISKVRGRKKAVRELLELIKADIGGSTALVSYTNDLEGAEALKQEMLALEGIDEVLVMPLGPVISAHVGPNSLIGFVIGKENRK; translated from the coding sequence ATGACATTTGCTATTTTGACAGATTCGACCGCAGATTTAGACCAAAACTGGGCCAAGGAACATCAGGTGACCATTCTTGGCTTGACCATTGAGTTAGATGGGACGGTTTACCAGACAGTAGGCCAAGCTCAATTGACCAGCCCTGAGCTTTTAGAAGCCATGAAAAATGGGGCCAAACCGACAACCAGTCAGGTCAATGTGGGCCAATTTCAGGAGACCTTTAAGCACTTTGCAAAAGATGGAAAAGCTGTACTTTATGTAGCCTTTTCATCTGTCTTATCTGGGACCTATCAGAGTGCAGTCATGGCACGAGACCTGGTTTTAGAAGACTACCCGGAAGCCGTGATCGAGATTGTCGATCCGAAGGCTGCTGGGATTGGAGAGGGTTATCTGGTCATGCGAGCAGTAGCTGCGCGTGATGCGGGCCGTTCATTAGCAGAAGCCAAGGAAGAAATCATGGATCTAGCGCCAAAACTTCGGACCTATTTCCTGGTCGATGACCTCTACCACCTCATGCGTGGCGGTCGCCTTTCAAAGAGTGCCGCGATCATGGGAAGTCTAGCCAGCATCAAACCCATTCTCTGGATAGATGCGGAAGGAAAATTAGTTCCTATCAGCAAGGTTCGGGGGCGCAAAAAAGCTGTCCGAGAATTACTGGAGTTGATCAAAGCCGATATCGGTGGAAGCACAGCCTTGGTGTCTTATACCAACGATCTAGAAGGAGCAGAAGCACTGAAGCAAGAAATGCTTGCACTTGAAGGCATTGATGAAGTCCTCGTGATGCCTCTTGGACCAGTTATTTCAGCCCACGTTGGCCCGAATTCCTTGATCGGATTTGTCATTGGAAAAGAAAATCGTAAATAA
- the rlmB gene encoding 23S rRNA (guanosine(2251)-2'-O)-methyltransferase RlmB, with product MENNDIVYGVHAVTEALQANTGNKLYIQEDLRGKNVDKIKTLAAEKKVSISWTPKKTLQEMTEGAVHQGFVLRVAAFAYTDLAAILKQTAQEENPLLLILDGLTDPHNLGSILRTADATNVSGVIIPKHRAVGVTPVVSKTSTGAVEHIPIARVTNLSQTLDKLKEEGFWVFGTDMNGTPSHQWNTAGKLALIIGNEGKGISANIKKQVDEMITIPMNGHVQSLNASVAAAILMYEVFRNRL from the coding sequence ATGGAAAATAACGATATCGTATACGGTGTCCATGCAGTCACCGAGGCTTTACAAGCCAATACAGGCAATAAATTATATATTCAAGAAGACCTCCGAGGAAAAAATGTCGATAAGATCAAGACCTTAGCAGCTGAAAAGAAGGTGTCGATTTCTTGGACGCCAAAGAAAACCCTGCAGGAAATGACAGAAGGAGCTGTTCACCAAGGCTTCGTTCTTCGTGTGGCAGCCTTTGCTTACACAGACTTGGCAGCGATTCTGAAACAGACAGCCCAAGAAGAGAACCCGCTTTTGTTGATTCTCGATGGTTTAACAGATCCGCACAATCTTGGATCTATCCTACGGACAGCTGATGCGACCAATGTATCAGGAGTCATCATTCCTAAGCACCGGGCAGTCGGGGTAACCCCAGTGGTTTCTAAAACTTCTACCGGAGCAGTGGAACACATTCCCATTGCGCGTGTGACCAATCTTAGCCAAACCTTAGACAAGCTAAAGGAAGAGGGTTTCTGGGTCTTTGGAACCGACATGAACGGCACGCCATCGCACCAGTGGAATACGGCAGGCAAGTTAGCCTTGATCATTGGCAATGAAGGAAAAGGAATCTCAGCCAACATCAAAAAGCAAGTCGATGAGATGATTACCATTCCCATGAATGGTCATGTGCAAAGCCTCAATGCCAGTGTGGCAGCAGCCATCCTTATGTATGAGGTCTTTCGCAATCGACTATAA
- a CDS encoding alpha-glucosidase — translation MEKDWWKGKVAYQIYPKSFKDSNGDGVGDLKGITEKLDYLQDLGIDILWLSPIYKSPFIDQGYDISDYYAIDPIFGTMEDMEELIAEGKKRGISIIMDLVVNHCSSHHEWFQKALADPDGPYADYFYFIESDKEPNNWESYFGGSVWEPVPGTNKYYLHSFHKDQPDLNWQNPVLREEIYKMINWWLDKGIAGFRIDAIINIKKDLEWRSLPSDRENGLVPVPESLVNAQPIEPFLQELKERTFAKYNAFTVGEVFNETDEELHFFIGKDGVFSSIFDFKQTMLGQEGKGWFDHALPTADELKESIFQAHERADCIGVLSTIIENHDEPRGVSHYIAEGPVNDTSKKALGTIQILRKGIPFIYQGQEIGMENQVFESVGDFDDIATINGYHVAKEAGLSEEEALAAIAKYSRDNARTPMQWSREPGLGFSDGAAWLISPKPDIAINVEDQEKDPNSILNYYRQLTALYRHPLYGNTIRFGDMIPAYRDRENIIAFERRGDKRLLVVSNFQNRQAALELPAPIKTVVLNNTAGLFQEGNQVLELVPYQTVVLELAE, via the coding sequence ATGGAAAAAGACTGGTGGAAGGGGAAGGTCGCTTATCAGATCTACCCAAAAAGCTTCAAAGACAGCAATGGAGATGGTGTTGGGGATTTAAAAGGAATCACGGAGAAACTCGATTACCTTCAAGACTTAGGGATTGATATTCTCTGGTTATCCCCTATTTACAAGAGTCCGTTTATTGACCAGGGTTACGATATTTCCGATTATTATGCCATTGATCCTATTTTTGGAACGATGGAAGATATGGAAGAGTTGATCGCTGAAGGCAAGAAGCGAGGCATTTCCATCATTATGGACTTGGTGGTCAACCACTGCTCCAGTCATCACGAATGGTTCCAAAAGGCTTTAGCGGATCCAGATGGCCCTTATGCGGATTACTTTTATTTCATCGAAAGTGACAAGGAACCCAACAACTGGGAAAGTTACTTTGGAGGCAGTGTTTGGGAACCGGTTCCTGGCACTAATAAATACTATCTCCATTCTTTCCACAAGGATCAGCCAGACCTCAATTGGCAAAATCCTGTCTTGCGCGAAGAGATATATAAGATGATCAATTGGTGGTTGGACAAGGGAATTGCAGGCTTCCGGATTGATGCCATTATCAATATCAAAAAGGATTTAGAATGGCGTTCGCTTCCGTCCGATCGCGAAAATGGCTTGGTTCCAGTACCGGAGTCTCTGGTCAATGCCCAACCGATTGAACCTTTCTTGCAAGAGTTAAAGGAGCGGACTTTTGCCAAGTACAACGCCTTCACAGTAGGGGAAGTTTTCAATGAAACTGACGAAGAGTTGCACTTCTTTATTGGAAAAGATGGTGTCTTCTCTTCCATCTTTGACTTCAAACAAACCATGCTGGGGCAAGAAGGAAAAGGCTGGTTCGACCATGCTCTTCCAACAGCGGATGAACTCAAGGAAAGTATTTTCCAAGCGCATGAGCGCGCGGATTGCATTGGGGTTCTATCGACCATCATTGAAAACCACGACGAACCTCGTGGAGTGTCCCATTATATTGCTGAAGGTCCAGTAAACGATACCAGTAAAAAGGCCTTAGGAACCATACAGATTTTGCGCAAGGGAATTCCTTTTATCTATCAAGGCCAAGAAATTGGGATGGAAAACCAAGTCTTTGAATCAGTGGGGGACTTTGATGATATTGCGACCATCAATGGTTATCATGTTGCTAAAGAAGCTGGTTTGAGTGAGGAAGAAGCATTAGCTGCGATTGCCAAATACAGCCGGGACAATGCACGGACACCCATGCAATGGTCAAGAGAGCCAGGTCTTGGCTTTAGCGATGGGGCAGCTTGGTTGATCAGTCCCAAACCAGATATTGCCATCAATGTGGAAGATCAGGAAAAGGATCCAAATTCCATCTTGAATTATTATCGCCAGTTGACGGCCTTGTATCGCCATCCCCTCTATGGAAATACTATCCGGTTCGGAGATATGATCCCAGCGTATCGCGACCGTGAAAACATCATCGCCTTTGAACGCCGTGGGGACAAGCGTCTCTTGGTTGTCAGCAATTTCCAAAATCGCCAGGCCGCTTTAGAGTTGCCAGCTCCGATTAAAACGGTCGTTTTAAATAATACAGCAGGATTATTCCAAGAAGGAAACCAAGTGCTCGAATTAGTCCCTTACCAAACGGTTGTGTTGGAATTGGCAGAATAG
- a CDS encoding aromatic acid exporter family protein, which yields MPLFQRTIKLTLATCLAAALAYALGLTYAISAGVIAILSISDTRRSTIKQAYQRFMSTLLALVIGSLAFSFFGFNLWALGVFIALYVPCAFLMGWQIGITPSTVLVTHLLIEQSTSWGLLLNELALFLIGTSFALLANLYMPSHQAAIDHYHDVVEDQLKKILARFAELLGKGDGRNDARLIKELDSILQDALNLVYLDHSNHLFHQTNYHIHYFEMRKRQNDILRDMAENVNRCQLAASESIILAQLFKKTAQQLSQENPAQDLLDDISQYLAIFRERPLPKTREEFETRATLLQLLRDLETFIQIKVDFYQQFHKETE from the coding sequence ATGCCTCTTTTTCAACGAACCATCAAGCTCACCTTGGCCACCTGTTTAGCAGCTGCCCTTGCTTATGCTCTGGGCTTGACCTATGCCATCTCAGCTGGCGTCATTGCCATCTTGAGTATCTCTGATACGCGTCGCAGTACGATCAAGCAAGCCTATCAGCGTTTTATGTCGACTTTGCTGGCCCTTGTGATCGGAAGTCTCGCTTTTTCCTTTTTTGGCTTCAACCTTTGGGCACTGGGAGTCTTTATCGCTCTCTATGTTCCATGCGCCTTTCTAATGGGCTGGCAGATCGGCATCACCCCTAGTACGGTCCTCGTCACCCATCTCTTGATTGAGCAGTCTACCTCCTGGGGGCTCTTGCTCAATGAACTTGCCCTCTTTTTAATAGGAACCAGCTTTGCCTTACTAGCCAATCTCTATATGCCCTCTCACCAGGCAGCGATCGATCACTATCATGATGTTGTCGAAGACCAACTAAAGAAGATTCTTGCCCGTTTTGCGGAATTACTTGGTAAAGGGGATGGTCGCAACGATGCGCGCTTGATCAAGGAGTTGGATAGCATCCTACAGGATGCCTTGAATCTAGTCTATCTGGACCATTCCAACCACCTCTTTCACCAAACCAACTACCATATTCACTACTTCGAAATGCGCAAACGCCAAAATGATATCCTGCGGGATATGGCAGAAAATGTCAATCGCTGTCAGTTAGCGGCGAGTGAAAGCATAATCCTGGCACAACTATTTAAGAAGACGGCTCAACAGTTAAGCCAGGAAAATCCTGCCCAAGATCTTCTAGATGATATTAGTCAGTATTTAGCGATCTTCCGCGAACGCCCTCTTCCCAAGACCCGTGAAGAATTCGAAACACGCGCCACCTTGCTCCAACTCTTAAGAGACTTAGAAACTTTTATCCAAATCAAGGTTGATTTTTACCAACAATTTCATAAGGAGACAGAATAG
- a CDS encoding NYN domain-containing protein, with protein MKRKILLVDGYNMIAFWQETRQLFQKSELDAARNILLQKLSHYASFEGIEVICVFDAQYMPGVRQTYEEFNVQVVFTGEDETADDYIERLAAELNTPLHQVSVATSDLNEQWTVFAQGALRVSARELEKRVAVVKGNLNQAQRVVNDQKPPMRPLDHEVLRQLQEMMGDK; from the coding sequence ATGAAACGAAAAATCTTATTGGTTGACGGCTATAATATGATTGCCTTTTGGCAGGAGACCCGCCAGCTCTTTCAAAAAAGTGAGCTCGATGCAGCCCGCAATATCCTCCTGCAAAAACTGAGCCACTATGCTAGCTTTGAAGGGATCGAAGTCATCTGTGTCTTTGATGCCCAGTATATGCCAGGAGTGCGGCAGACCTATGAGGAGTTCAATGTTCAGGTGGTCTTTACCGGTGAGGATGAGACGGCAGATGACTATATCGAGCGCTTGGCGGCAGAGCTTAACACGCCCCTCCACCAAGTATCGGTAGCAACCAGTGACTTAAATGAGCAATGGACCGTCTTTGCTCAAGGAGCCCTTCGGGTATCTGCCAGAGAGTTAGAAAAACGGGTCGCAGTCGTCAAAGGAAACCTTAATCAAGCGCAGCGAGTGGTGAACGATCAAAAACCACCCATGCGACCACTCGATCACGAAGTATTGCGACAATTACAAGAAATGATGGGAGACAAGTAA